A stretch of the Hippocampus zosterae strain Florida chromosome 18, ASM2543408v3, whole genome shotgun sequence genome encodes the following:
- the LOC127590917 gene encoding unconventional myosin-XVIIIb-like isoform X7, translating to MLLRAEKQSHSSSPAVSPHPPSPQRTAVIPNGTETRREVTPELYTRGKGETEEVKASLQEEEKVEEMLEKRQEPEGRLADANVMEFDRGEVKDVWYEADPVWYVHKDGFTLATQLKPDEGTPDLPQGRVRLRLHTDGSLLDVAEDQIDKCNPAHLDLCEDLSELQSINESSVLHTLITRAKANMPLTHAGPNLINFWPPLQTHSKAPKSRRGESCWDAPPALSALVKRVYVSVVDSRRDHCICATGRSGTGKTTACRAFALALLKQAGTAGPNMSVDRVQAMFTVLKSFGCVASSHSDASSRFAMLFSLDLNHAGRVAAGHLQTMMLDKWRICHATAGESNFLVFSQMLAGLSTEMRSELQLHHIPERHSFGIAPPTKVEEKQRASVAFAKLQVAMETLGFSTSEQKAIWHVLAGIYHLGAAGACKVGRRQFLNFDSAQAASCVLGFDAEEFHTFIFKHHLRQLLQRATGSAREHNSVPQVEEGPRMTAAQCIDGMASGLYEELFTAIVSLINRSLSGQQLALASVMVVDTPGLRNPRHAAHQQAANFSDFCHNYLQERLAQHRYAHTFTNTMDRYAQENVHVELNCPEANPADVVSAIDQPAPQVRAVGDAPRGLLWALDEEMLTPTSSEDAALERVCRHYNNSVRQCEQPLHCEVQHLTGNDPVRYDLSGWFDVLHHNPAGGNAAELLRNSAIVPVKSLFTPSARVAPARGGVCGLEGWSQRSLQRSSTIRKTLSAGSAALRRHSPCIAIKLQADALVNVMRRARPIFLQCFSGKTDASGAFDVVQLRAQLEAAQTLAMLRVYRTGYPDHMTLSDFRCHFQALSPPIMKRYASMFVSHDERKAVDELLADLDLDPKSIAVGASRVFMKRGVLRHLEARRDLQVAGWLVHLQAACVGHLARHKYRTLKVQHMAVRCLQRNLRVLRTVSEWSWWKLFCRVRPLLDVNMDNERLRAKEDEVLGLRRRLEKSEKERNDLRQMADACETKLTAVTAELSDERFCGDALGQALDVERAERLRLSKENKDLQARLDQCKVAMETLEKNMEEEREKIRTLESQQMAGTESELALQLECCQTEVDFLRRRLQQTDEKAEAERQARQQVDAKVASLQAQLDESKRTATDLKRHNRRLANELHDARVMTDNLHNRTHQLERKRRRFDGELAAALGEAESERELKDKTLQENAALGVQIFTLRRDLEESRAEARRLQKQKDELCSQIRDLSVNLTPDSVPELKRQVRHLEGVAGQRAEEVTKLTATVEQQQQVQVRVELEMARVKQMHQKELEDKEEELEDVHRSSQRRLRQLEMQLEQEYEEKQMVMHEKHDLEGLVATLCEQAGHRDFDVEKKLRRDLKRTHALLADAQTLLDAVHGGGQSGKIPDSGTKEQLERLHCQLEESESRRREVEDIQTTLTQELEDVQIQLENVCKQKTLADEELCVLRRENVDLLKRLEEDQDDLNQLMTKHKALIAQSSSDICQIRELQTELEDVKKQRHGLQEELQRQASRLRFMESSTVERSIVSKQEAHVCDLENKLEFSKGQVKRFEVLVLRLRDSVVRLGEELEQSTQSEARERDNARYFQQRLQDMRVEMEELSQRQQDSARRRMELEMQVEELTAIRQTLQADLETSIRRIVDLQAALEDVRSSDDSDTDSGHEMAAASKPLRESSNGSVGTEETGEGVRGRRRTAIGDSRAGGSPCGGPRGGRTSAADSSSTYSFRLGARLCSSCDPDEDDSAAGLPGGGLARAASSSALSELLEGLRKRRAGTCGDAGSAVSLPVYQTTAACALRRRASALSLASGEVPEARPGILKPTSPLLPRSASARSVCDTPTAASSATPLRSNSCDSPAPLPSLPLLSSLASSHVARQPPPSRHASAERSPTRCLPTLAIPEEDWQGPRQFVSTLQRSPQALRRCTQGGLLSEDVSENTLAPEGGAFREWRHPGESDAGSVTSDMFDVPPAIRRAQSAGSLAGSVRGGRRALSVHFGELPPSTRRRKSSDSESSGTGSSAGSGEPTRPRRRTDRPSGERLEAEGSEGGDGGDNCADDTGSGDVASVMRKYLNKEIN from the exons ATGTTGCTGCGAGCCGAAAAGCAAAGCCACTCTTCCAGCCCCGCCGTCTCGCCCCATCCACCCTCACCCCAAAGAACCGCGGTCATCCCCAATGGGACGGAAACCCGACGGGAGGTCACACCGGAGCTGTATACCCGAGGAAAGGGCGAGACTGAGGAGGTGAAGGCGAGtctgcaggaggaggagaaagtggAGGAAATGTTGGAGAAACGTCAGGAACCGGAAGGAAGACTAGCGGACGCCAACGTGATGGAGTTTGACAGGGGGGAG GTGAAGGATGTGTGGTACGAGGCGGACCCCGTTTGGTACGTGCATAAGGACGGATTCACGCTGG CCACTCAGTTGAAGCCCGATGAAGGGACGCCCGACCTTCCCCAAGGCCGCGTCAGACTGCGCCTCCACACCGACGGATCGCTGCTTGACGTGGCCGAAGACCAGATTGACAAA TGCAACCCCGCCCACCTGGACCTGTGCGAGGACCTAAGTGAACTCCAGAGCATCAACGAGAGCAGCGTCTTGCACACGCTAATTACCCGAGCTAAGGCTAACATGCCGCTGACGCACGCCGGACCCAACCTGATCAACTTCTGGCCACCGCTGCAGACCCACAGCAAG GCTCCAAAATCCCGGCGCGGCGAGTCATGTTGGGACGCTCCACCCGCTCTGTCAGCCCTGGTCAAGCGAGTATACGTGTCGGTGGTGGACTCCCGTCGTGACCACTGCATCTGCGCGACGGGTCGCAGCGGCACCGGCAAGACAACCGCCTGCCGGGCCTTCGCTTTGGCGCTGCTCAAGCAAGCCGGAACCGCCGGACCCAACATGAGCG TGGATCGCGTGCAGGCAATGTTTACGGTGTTGAAGTCTTTCGGCTGCGTGGCTTCGTCGCACAGTGACGCCTCGTCGCGCTTCGCCATGCTTTTCTCGTTGGACTTGAACCACGCTGGGCGAGTCGCCGCCGGACACCTACAG ACGATGATGTTGGACAAATGGCGAATTTGTCACGCAACGGCAGGAGAGAGCAACTTCCTGGTCTTCTCGCAGATGCTAGCTGGACTTAGTACAGAGATGAG GTCGGAGCTGCAACTTCATCATATTCCGGAGCGCCATTCCTTCGGCATCGCCCCTCCTACTAAG GTGGAGGAAAAACAGCGAGCGTCCGTGGCCTTTGCCAAGCTCcaggttgccatggaaacactgGGCTTCAGCACCAGCGAGCAGAAGGCCATCTGGCATGTGCTAGCCGGGATTTACCATCTGGGGGCTGCGGGGGCCTGCAAAG tgGGGCGGAGACAGTTTTTGAATTTTGACAGCGCTCAGGCGGCTAGCTGCGTGCTAGGCTTCGATGCGGAGGAGTTTCACACTTTCATCTTCAAGCATCACCTCAGGCAACTGCTGCAGAGGGCCACCGGGAGCGCCAGAGAGCACAATAGCGTCCCCCAGGTGGAAGAGG GTCCCAGGATGACAGCGGCACAGTGCATCGACGGGATGGCATCCGGTCTTTATGAAGAACTATTCACTGCCATCGTGTCACTCATCAACAG ATCCCTGAGCGGCCAGCAGTTGGCGCTGGCATCCGTGATGGTGGTGGACACACCAGGCCTGAGGAACCCTCGCCACGCGGCGCACCAACAAGCGGCCAACTTCAGCGACTTCTGTCACAACTACCTGCAAGAGCGACTTGCGCAACATCGATACGCGCACACCTTCACAAACACCATGGACAGATACGCACAG gAGAACGTTCACGTGGAGCTGAATTGTCCTGAAGCGAACCCAGCTGATGTCGTGTCCGCCATTGACCAGCCAGCTCCTCAG GTGCGCGCAGTGGGCGACGCCCCTCGCGGTCTGCTCTGGGCGCTGGATGAGGAGATGCTGACGCCCACGTCCAGCGAGGACGCCGCCCTGGAGCGCGTATGCCGTCATTACAACAACAGCG TGCGTCAATGCGAGCAACCCCTGCACTGCGAAGTTCAGCATCTGACGGGAAACGATCCCGTCCGCTATGACCTGAGCGGATGGTTTGACGTGCTGCACCACAACCCGGCAGGGGGCAACGCCGCCGAGCTGCTGCGCAACTCCGCCAT CGTACCGGTGAAGTCGCTGTTCACACCGAGCGCGCGTGTGGCTCCTGCACGCGGCGGCGTGTGCGGCctggaaggctggagccagcgCTCCCTGCAGAGAAGCAGCACCATTCGTAAGACGCTGAGCGCCGGGTCGGCGGCCCTGCGCAGACACTCGCCATGCATCGCCATCAAGCTGCAAGCC GACGCGCTGGTCAACGTGATGCGCCGCGCCAGGCCTATCTTCCTGCAGTGTTTCAGCGGCAAGACGGACGCCAGCGGCGCCTTCGACGTGGTCCAGCTCAGAGCTCAACTGGAGGCCGCGCAGACGCTGGCCATGCTGCGGGTGTACCGTACAG GTTACCCGGATCACATGACCCTGAGCGACTTCCGCTGTCACTTCCAGGCATTGTCTCCGCCCATCATGAAGCGTTACGCCTCAATGTTTGTCAGCCACGACGAGAGGAAG GCCGTAGACGAGCTACTGGCCGACTTGGACCTGGACCCCAAGAGCATCGCAGTTGGCGCCAGTCGG GTGTTCATGAAGCGTGGCGTGCTGCGCCACCTGGAGGCCCGGCGGGACCTTCAGGTCGCGGGATGGCTGGTCCACCTTCAGGCGGCCTGCGTCGGTCACCTGGCCAGACACAAGTACCGCACGCTCAAG GTGCAGCACATGGCTGTGCGGTGCCTGCAGAGGAACCTGCGAGTGCTGCGCACAGTGTCGGAGTGGAGCTGGTGGAAGCTCTTCTGTCGGGTGCGCCCCCTGCTGGACGTCAATATGGACAACGAGAGGTTGCGCGCCAAAGag GACGAAGTTTTGGGGCTCAGACGACGTTTGGAAAAGTCCGAGAAAGAACGAAACGATTTGAGACAAATGGCCGACGCCTGCGAAACCAAA CTGACAGCGGTGACCGCGGAGCTGAGCGACGAGCGCTTCTGCGGCGACGCGTTGGGTCAGGCTCTGGATGTTGAGAGAGCAGAGAGGCTGAGGCTCAGCAAGGAGAACAAGGATCTGCAG GCTCGCCTGGACCAATGCaaggttgccatggagacactGGAGAAAAATATGGAAGAGGAACGTGAAAAGATTCGCACGCTGGAGAGTCAGCAAATGGCAGGAACAG AGAGCGAACTGGCCTTGCAGCTGGAGTGTTGCCAGACGGAGGTGGACTTCCTTCGCCGACGACTGCAGCAGACCGACGAAAAGGCGGAGGCCGAGCGGCAAGCGCGGCAGCAGGTGGATGCCAAG GTGGCGTCATTACAGGCTCAACTGGACGAGTCCAAGCGGACCGCGACTGACCTAAAACGTCACAACCGGCGCCTGGCCAATGAACTGCACGACGCCAGGGTGATGACGGACAACCTGCACAATCGGACGCACCAACTGGAACGCAAACGACGACG CTTTGACGGCGAGCTGGCTGCGGCGTTAGGGGAAGCCGAGAGCGAGCGGGAGCTGAAAGACAAAACTCTGCAGGAGAACGCCGCGCTGGGTGTGCAGATTTTCACACTGCGTCGAGACCTCGAG GAGAGTCGGGCGGAGGCGCGCCGCTTGCAGAAGCAGAAGGACGAGTTGTGCAGTCAGATTCGCGACCTCAGCGTCAATCTGACGCCCGACTCGGTGCCTGAGCTGAAGAGACAAGTGCGCCACCTGGAGGGCGTGGCCGGCCAGCGGGCTGAAGAGGTGACCAAACTGACGGCTACCGttgaacagcagcagcag GTTCAAGTGCGTGTGGAGTTGGAGATGGCTCGAGTGAAGCAGATGCACCAAAAGGAGCTGGAGGACAAGGAGGAAGAGCTCGAGGATGTGCACAGGTCGTCTCAGAGACGG CTAAGACAACTGGAGATGCAACTGGAGCAGGAATACGAGGAGAAGCAAATGGTCATGCACGAGAAGCATGACCTGGAAGGACTGGTCGCCACACTGTGCGAACAG GCGGGCCACCGCGACTTCGACGTGGAGAAGAAGCTGAGGCGAGACCTGAAAAGGACTCACGCCCTGCTAGCCGATGCCCAGACCCTGCTGGACGCCGTCCACGGCGGAGGACAAAGCGGGAAAATCCCCGACAGTGGGACCAAGGAGCAACTGGAAAGACTTCACTGTCAG TTGGAGGAGAGCGAATCCCGGCGGCGTGAGGTGGAGGACATCCAGACCACCTTGACGCAGGAGCTGGAGGATGTTCAGATTCAACTGGAGAACGTCTGCAAGCAGAAGACTTTG GCGGACGAGGAACTTTGCGTCCTCCGGCGAGAGAATGTCGACCTACTCAAACGTCTGGAAGAGGACCAGGACGACCTCAACCAACTGATGACGAAACATAAAGCTCTCATCGCGCAG TCGTCCAGCGACATCTGTCAGATCCGAGAGTTGCAGACGGAGTTGGAGGATGTGAAAAAGCAGCGACACGGCCTCCAGGAGGAG CTGCAGCGACAGGCGTCCAGGCTGCGCTTCATGGAATCGTCCACGGTGGAGCGCAGCATCGTCAGCAAGCAGGAAGCGCACGTGTGCGACCTGGAGAACAAACTGGAGTTCAGCAAAGGTCAAGTTAAAAGATTTGAG GTGCTGGTGCTGCGGCTGCGCGACAGCGTGGTGCGCCTGGGAGAGGAGCTGGAGCAGAGCACCCAGTCGGAGGCTCGCGAGCGTGACAACGCTCGTTACTTCCAACAGCGTCTTCAAGACATGCGCGTGGAAATGGAGGAGCTGAGCCAACGGCAGCAGGACAGCGCGAGACGCCGCATGGAGCTG GAGATGCAGGTGGAGGAGCTGACGGCCATCCGCCAGACGTTGCAGGCAGACCTGGAGACGTCCATCCGTCGCATCGTCGACCTGCAGGCCGCCCTGGAGGATGTCCGGTCCAGCGATGACAGCGACACCGACAG CGGTCACGAGATGGCGGCGGCCAGCAAACCTCT TAGGGAATCCAGCAATGGCTCCGTCGGGACCGAGGAAACGGGCGAAGGTGTCCGAGGGCGCCGAAGAACGGCCATAGGAGACTCGCGGGCCGGTGGATCGCCCTGTGGCGGCCCCCGGGGGGGGCGCACGTCGGCGGCCGACTCCAGCAGCACATACAGTTTCCG TTTGGGTGCTCGTTTGTGCAGCTCCTGCGACCCAGATGAGGACGACTCAGCCGCGGGGCTTCCGGGAGGAGGTCTGGCCCGGGCAGCATCCTCGTCTGCGCTGTCCGAGCTTCTCGAAGGACTTCGCAAGCGGCGAGCGGGCACTTGTGGCGATGCGGGCAGCGCTGTTTCGCTTCCCGTTTATCAAACCACAGCGGCATGCGCCCTGCGCCGCCGGGCCTCGGCGCTGTCCCTCGCATCAGGTGAAGTTCCCGAAGCTCGCCCGGGCATCCTGAAGCCGACGTCGCCCCTCCTACCGCGCTCCGCCAGCGCTCGTTCCGTTTGTGACACGCCAACGGCTGCCTCCTCTGCTACGCCGTTGCGCTCGAATTCCTGCGACTCGCCGGCGCCACTACCATCGCTGCCCCTTCTTTCATCTCTCGCATCCTCGCACGTCGCCCGCCAGCCTCCCCCCAGCCGACATGCCTCTGCTGAGCGCTCCCCAACCCGATGCCTCCCCACCCTGGCCATCCCGGAGGAGGACTGGCAGGGACCTCGGCAGTTCGTGTCGACCCTTCAGCGATCCCCGCAGGCACTCCGCCGTTGCACGCAAGGAGGTTTGCTTTCGGAGGACGTCTCTGAGAACACCCTGGCGCCCGAAGGCGGGGCGTTCCGGGAATGGCGCCACCCGGGCGAGTCGGACGCCGGGTCTGTCACGTCTGACATGTTCGACGTCCCCCCCGCCATCCGTAGAGCTCAGTCGGCTGGCAGCCTGGCCGGTTCGGTGCGCGGCGGCCGCCGGGCGCTCAGCGTCCACTTCGGAGAACTGCCACCATCCACCCGGCGCCGCAAGAGCTCAGACTCGGAGTCGTCCGGGACGGGAAGCTCGGCGGGAAGTGGCGAGCCAACGCGGCCCCGACGACGCACGGACCGGCCAAGTGGGGAACGACTTGAGGCGGAGGGCAGCGAGGGCGGAGACGGCGGCGACAATTGTGCCGACGACACCGGCAGCGGTGACGTGGCCTCCGTTATGAGAAAGTATCTCAACAAGGAAATCAACTGA